Proteins from one Algicella marina genomic window:
- the dnaQ gene encoding DNA polymerase III subunit epsilon, which produces MREIVLDTETTGLSPEEGHRIVEIGGVELHNHVPTGRTYHQYINPDRDMPQEAFAVHGISEEFLADKPRFHQIAQEFLDFVGEAKLVIHNAAFDMRFLNAELRWCEKTQLPPGQAVDTLEIARRRFPGAQNSLDALCRRFNVDNSAREKHGALLDSEILAEVYLELIGGRQPDFALGVVGGTDAAMTAANWSPPPRAEPLPSRLSVEEKARHDAFIETLGDNPVWKTLT; this is translated from the coding sequence ATGCGTGAAATCGTTCTCGATACCGAAACCACCGGCCTCAGCCCCGAGGAAGGCCATCGCATCGTCGAAATCGGCGGTGTCGAACTGCATAACCATGTTCCTACCGGCCGCACCTATCATCAGTACATCAACCCGGACCGCGACATGCCGCAGGAGGCTTTCGCCGTTCACGGCATCAGCGAGGAGTTTCTCGCCGACAAGCCGCGCTTCCATCAGATTGCCCAGGAATTCTTAGACTTTGTCGGTGAGGCGAAACTGGTTATTCACAACGCCGCTTTTGACATGCGTTTCCTCAATGCCGAGCTGCGCTGGTGCGAAAAGACGCAGCTACCGCCCGGCCAGGCCGTTGATACGCTGGAAATTGCACGTCGACGCTTTCCCGGCGCCCAGAATTCGCTCGACGCTCTCTGCCGCCGTTTCAACGTGGACAACTCGGCCCGCGAGAAACACGGCGCGCTTCTCGACTCCGAGATCCTCGCCGAAGTCTACCTCGAACTCATCGGTGGTCGTCAGCCCGATTTCGCTCTCGGTGTTGTCGGTGGCACCGACGCAGCCATGACCGCGGCCAACTGGTCGCCGCCACCCCGCGCCGAACCGCTTCCGTCCCGTCTGTCGGTGGAGGAAAAGGCGCGCCACGATGCCTTCATCGAGACGCTGGGCGATAATCCGGTCTGGAAAACCTTGACCTGA
- a CDS encoding pyruvate, water dikinase regulatory protein — MTEIQLTLISDSTGETVNLAAQAAASQFKGCRLEMEIYSFIGRPSDLENLPAEVWEKSDIVVFTLVRNDTRSALLERCKRHGIQAVALLDPLLTVLSGHIGCQPSSRPGEQYIVSADYFSKLSALDFAMQNDDGQSPDRLRNADVVLTGVSRTSKTPTCIYLAYQGIKAANIPLIYKSPAPSSLIEAIEAGRLVIGLTVSATRLVQVRTQRLQSLEREDVETYADRQRIEDEIVEARLLFARYDLPVIDVTRRSIEETAASIRNLIRLKASA; from the coding sequence ATGACTGAAATACAGCTGACGCTCATCTCCGATTCCACCGGTGAAACGGTCAATCTCGCGGCACAGGCCGCGGCCAGCCAGTTCAAGGGCTGTCGTCTCGAAATGGAAATCTACTCCTTCATCGGGCGCCCGTCGGATCTGGAAAATCTGCCGGCCGAAGTTTGGGAGAAATCGGACATCGTCGTCTTTACACTCGTTCGCAATGATACACGCTCCGCTCTCCTTGAAAGGTGCAAACGGCATGGCATCCAGGCCGTAGCCCTTCTCGATCCATTGCTTACCGTGCTTTCCGGTCACATTGGCTGTCAGCCGTCCAGCAGACCGGGGGAACAGTACATCGTCAGCGCCGACTATTTCAGCAAACTCTCGGCTCTGGATTTCGCCATGCAGAACGATGACGGCCAAAGCCCGGATCGGCTGCGCAACGCAGATGTCGTGCTGACAGGCGTCAGCCGCACCTCCAAGACACCGACCTGCATCTACCTCGCCTATCAGGGCATAAAGGCTGCCAACATTCCCCTGATCTACAAGAGTCCGGCGCCATCCAGCCTGATAGAGGCAATCGAGGCCGGACGTCTGGTCATAGGTCTCACGGTGTCCGCTACGCGGCTGGTGCAGGTCCGCACCCAGAGGTTGCAGTCGCTGGAACGCGAGGACGTGGAAACCTATGCGGACAGGCAGCGCATTGAGGATGAAATCGTCGAGGCCCGCCTGCTGTTTGCCCGCTACGATCTTCCAGTCATCGACGTAACCCGCCGCTCCATCGAGGAAACAGCGGCCTCGATCCGCAACCTGATCCGTCTGAAAGCATCCGCATGA
- the hemJ gene encoding protoporphyrinogen oxidase HemJ yields the protein MLATLYPWIKAIHIMAVIAWMAGLFYLPRLFVHHAERAKPGSELSETFKMMERKLLRIIMNPAMIVTWIMGILLLMTGIVDFGSEYWIHAKLLLVLAMTVFHMWLAKCRKAFETDTNAYSGRTYRLMNEVPTLLMIVIVVLVVVKPF from the coding sequence ATGCTGGCAACCCTGTATCCTTGGATCAAGGCGATCCACATCATGGCCGTGATCGCCTGGATGGCGGGCTTGTTCTATCTGCCCAGACTGTTCGTGCATCATGCCGAAAGGGCAAAGCCAGGCAGTGAGCTTTCCGAGACATTCAAGATGATGGAACGTAAACTTCTGAGAATAATCATGAATCCGGCTATGATCGTCACCTGGATCATGGGGATTCTTCTGCTGATGACCGGCATTGTGGATTTCGGAAGTGAGTACTGGATACACGCTAAGTTGCTGCTCGTTCTGGCCATGACCGTGTTTCACATGTGGCTGGCGAAGTGCCGTAAGGCGTTCGAGACGGACACAAATGCCTACAGCGGGCGTACCTACAGGTTGATGAACGAGGTTCCGACCCTGCTCATGATCGTCATAGTTGTATTGGTTGTTGTAAAACCCTTTTGA
- a CDS encoding Smr/MutS family protein, whose amino-acid sequence MARKRRGLSSEDQELWDQVRQTAKPLIKGDKLPDSTSKPAVDISHTKTIPKPYQTHTPFPHSARSPKGEPKVRFDLAPDPMERLSDSPIRTDRRTHDKLRKGRMTPDARVDLHGMTAERAHGLLTSFILRSHAQGHRLVLVITGKGRTPGPESDAIAPRRGILRHAVPQWLNQGVTAHLIVQILPAHRKHGGGGAYYVYLRRSR is encoded by the coding sequence ATGGCGCGGAAACGGCGCGGACTGTCATCCGAGGATCAGGAGCTCTGGGATCAGGTTCGCCAAACGGCGAAGCCGCTGATCAAAGGTGACAAGCTGCCGGATTCAACGTCGAAACCGGCGGTGGATATCAGCCATACCAAAACCATACCGAAACCATACCAAACCCATACGCCATTTCCGCACTCTGCTCGCAGCCCGAAAGGGGAACCGAAAGTTCGTTTCGACCTCGCTCCGGATCCGATGGAGCGGCTCTCTGACTCGCCGATCCGGACCGACAGGCGCACACACGACAAGCTTCGCAAAGGCAGGATGACGCCCGATGCCCGTGTCGATCTTCACGGCATGACGGCAGAGCGCGCCCATGGTCTGCTGACCTCGTTCATCCTGCGATCCCACGCTCAGGGCCACCGCCTCGTCCTCGTGATCACCGGCAAAGGCCGCACACCGGGCCCGGAAAGCGATGCCATCGCCCCCCGTCGAGGCATCCTGCGACATGCCGTTCCACAATGGCTAAATCAGGGTGTCACGGCTCATCTGATCGTCCAGATCCTGCCCGCTCATCGGAAACACGGCGGCGGCGGTGCTTACTACGTCTACCTCAGACGGTCACGGTAG
- the rho gene encoding transcription termination factor Rho, producing MEYTELSLADLKAKSPADLLTMAEDLEIENASTMRKGDMMFAILKELAEEGVEISGDGVLEVLQDGFGFLRSPEANYLPGPDDIYVSPNQIRKFSLRTGDTVEGVIRAPQENEKYFGLVKVSQINFEDPERARHKVNFDNLTPLYPDERLRMEVEDPTIKDKSARVIDLVAPIGKGQRGLIVAPPRTGKTVILQNIAASIEKNHPECFLIVLLVDERPEEVTDMQRSVKGEVVSSTFDEPASRHVAVAEMVIEKAKRLVEHKRDVVILLDSITRLGRAFNTVVPSSGKVLTGGVDANALQRPKRFFGAARNIEEGGSLTIIATALIDTGSRMDEVIFEEFKGTGNSEIVLDRKIADKRVFPAIDILKSGTRKEDLLVDKADLTKMFVLRRILNPMGTTDAIEFLLGKLKQTKSNSEFFDSMNS from the coding sequence ATGGAATATACGGAACTTTCTCTCGCCGACCTGAAAGCGAAAAGCCCCGCCGACTTGCTGACGATGGCCGAGGATCTTGAAATCGAGAACGCCTCGACGATGCGCAAGGGCGACATGATGTTCGCCATTCTGAAAGAACTTGCGGAGGAAGGCGTAGAGATATCCGGCGATGGTGTGCTGGAGGTTTTGCAGGACGGGTTCGGGTTCCTGCGCTCGCCGGAGGCGAACTATTTGCCGGGGCCGGACGATATCTACGTGAGTCCCAACCAGATCCGCAAATTCTCTTTGCGCACCGGGGATACCGTCGAAGGTGTCATACGGGCGCCGCAGGAAAATGAGAAGTATTTCGGACTGGTGAAAGTCAGCCAGATCAACTTCGAGGATCCTGAACGTGCGCGGCACAAGGTCAATTTCGACAACCTGACGCCATTGTATCCGGATGAGCGGCTGCGGATGGAAGTTGAAGATCCGACGATCAAGGACAAGTCGGCGCGGGTTATCGACCTGGTGGCACCGATCGGGAAAGGCCAGAGGGGCCTGATCGTGGCGCCGCCGCGGACAGGTAAGACCGTGATTTTGCAGAATATTGCGGCCTCTATCGAAAAGAACCACCCGGAGTGTTTCCTGATCGTGCTGCTGGTCGACGAGCGGCCGGAAGAGGTCACGGACATGCAGCGGTCCGTCAAGGGCGAGGTTGTTTCCTCCACCTTTGACGAGCCGGCGTCCCGCCACGTTGCTGTGGCCGAAATGGTGATCGAGAAAGCCAAGCGGCTGGTTGAGCACAAGCGGGATGTTGTGATCCTGCTGGATTCCATCACGCGGCTCGGGCGGGCGTTCAATACCGTGGTTCCGAGCTCCGGCAAGGTTCTGACAGGTGGTGTGGATGCCAACGCATTGCAGCGGCCGAAGCGTTTCTTCGGTGCTGCGCGGAACATCGAGGAGGGCGGGAGCCTGACGATCATCGCGACCGCGCTGATCGACACGGGCAGCCGCATGGACGAGGTGATCTTCGAGGAATTCAAAGGCACCGGTAACTCGGAGATCGTGCTGGACCGCAAGATTGCCGACAAGCGTGTGTTCCCCGCGATCGACATCCTGAAGTCGGGCACCCGGAAGGAAGATCTGCTGGTGGACAAGGCCGATCTGACGAAGATGTTCGTGCTGCGTCGGATCCTGAACCCTATGGGCACCACGGATGCCATCGAGTTCCTGCTGGGCAAATTGAAACAGACGAAGAGCAATTCCGAGTTTTTCGACTCGATGAATTCCTGA
- a CDS encoding Tim44/TimA family putative adaptor protein, with product MGSQLIQILVLAGVALFLVLRLRDVLGTRDGFEPTTQPKSVSTESKDKRGFEVIDGGGTDPDIADHVDPESDAGKAFAAMKRVEPDFSVSEFAHGARQAYEIILMAYENGELDTLEQFLAPEVYEPFSAAVFERADKQLTVEANFVGIREMKIIDAAFDNETREGDITIRYVGELTSVVKNAEGEVVEGDKNEIKKQKDEWTFSRVMGSDDPNWRLVATGG from the coding sequence ATGGGCTCCCAACTGATACAGATTCTCGTTCTTGCAGGGGTCGCCTTGTTTCTCGTTCTGCGGCTGAGGGATGTTCTCGGCACCCGCGACGGGTTCGAGCCGACAACCCAGCCGAAGTCCGTATCTACGGAATCGAAGGACAAACGTGGTTTCGAGGTGATAGACGGTGGCGGCACCGATCCCGATATCGCCGACCACGTCGACCCGGAGAGCGATGCCGGCAAGGCTTTCGCCGCGATGAAACGGGTGGAACCAGATTTCTCCGTCAGCGAATTCGCCCATGGCGCCCGTCAGGCATATGAGATCATTCTCATGGCCTACGAGAACGGAGAGCTGGACACGCTGGAGCAATTCCTCGCGCCCGAAGTCTACGAGCCCTTCTCAGCCGCGGTGTTTGAACGTGCAGACAAGCAGTTGACGGTGGAAGCCAATTTTGTCGGCATCCGTGAGATGAAGATCATCGACGCCGCTTTCGACAATGAGACGCGCGAAGGTGACATCACCATTCGCTACGTCGGCGAACTGACATCCGTGGTGAAAAACGCCGAGGGCGAAGTCGTCGAAGGCGACAAGAACGAGATCAAGAAACAGAAGGACGAGTGGACGTTCAGTCGGGTCATGGGCAGCGACGATCCGAACTGGCGTCTCGTCGCCACCGGCGGCTGA
- a CDS encoding shikimate dehydrogenase gives MTAETPPLAGVIGWPVAHSLSPKLHGHWLKRYNLRGYYVPLGIRPQDFESSIRSLPKLGFRGVNLTIPYKETILSMADAVSDRASLIGAANTITFREDGSISADNTDGYGFLENLRQNAPGWDVRNGPALVLGAGGASRAVVSSLLNAGVPEIRLANRTRQRSEILRDQFGAKISVIDWNRASDAAEDTNLIVNTTSLGMSGKPDLQFSLANAPEGALVTDVVYTPLETQILADARARGNPTVDGLGMLLFQGIPGFESWFGYRPEVDETVRQIVLSG, from the coding sequence ATGACAGCCGAAACGCCCCCCCTTGCCGGTGTCATCGGCTGGCCAGTCGCGCATTCGCTGTCGCCCAAGCTCCACGGCCACTGGTTGAAGCGATACAACCTGAGGGGGTACTACGTCCCGCTCGGAATCCGGCCGCAGGATTTCGAGTCCTCCATCCGCTCGCTCCCCAAACTGGGCTTTCGCGGCGTAAATCTGACGATCCCCTACAAGGAAACGATCCTCAGTATGGCCGATGCCGTCTCCGACAGGGCTTCGCTCATAGGTGCGGCCAATACAATCACCTTCCGGGAGGATGGCTCGATCAGTGCCGACAACACGGATGGCTACGGCTTTCTGGAAAATCTCCGCCAGAATGCCCCAGGATGGGATGTCCGCAACGGCCCCGCTCTCGTCCTCGGTGCCGGCGGAGCTTCGCGTGCCGTGGTTTCCTCGCTCCTCAATGCCGGTGTGCCGGAAATCCGTCTTGCAAATCGCACCCGCCAACGGTCCGAAATCCTGCGCGACCAGTTCGGCGCCAAGATCAGCGTCATCGACTGGAATCGCGCCTCCGATGCCGCGGAAGACACCAACCTGATCGTCAACACCACATCCCTCGGCATGTCAGGCAAACCGGACCTCCAGTTTTCGCTGGCAAACGCACCGGAAGGTGCGCTTGTCACCGACGTGGTCTACACACCTCTGGAAACCCAGATCCTTGCTGACGCCCGTGCACGCGGCAATCCGACGGTCGACGGTCTTGGCATGTTGCTTTTTCAGGGCATACCGGGTTTCGAAAGCTGGTTCGGTTACCGTCCGGAAGTGGACGAAACCGTGCGCCAGATCGTGCTGTCCGGCTGA
- a CDS encoding Maf family protein, with translation MTEPRRLILASASPIRATMLRQCGVEPEIVPARVDEAALKAGMVAESAKPRDIADALAEMKARKISQKHPEAVVIGADQVLVQGDRLFDKAETIQEAAEILRTLRNSAHTLLSAAVAYEGGEPVWRHIGQVQLVMRDFSDDFLADYITRHGDGLLATVGCYKLEEDGPALFSRVQGDYFTILGLPLLEVLAFLRTRRIATS, from the coding sequence ATGACCGAACCGCGCCGCCTCATCCTTGCGTCCGCCTCACCCATCCGGGCGACAATGTTGCGCCAGTGCGGGGTGGAACCGGAAATCGTTCCTGCAAGAGTGGATGAAGCCGCCCTGAAGGCCGGGATGGTCGCAGAAAGCGCAAAACCACGTGACATCGCCGATGCGCTGGCAGAGATGAAGGCCCGAAAGATCTCCCAGAAGCATCCGGAGGCGGTGGTCATCGGTGCAGATCAGGTCCTCGTGCAGGGCGACCGCCTTTTCGACAAGGCCGAAACGATACAGGAAGCGGCGGAGATCCTCCGAACCCTGCGCAATTCCGCCCACACCCTGCTCTCCGCTGCTGTCGCCTATGAAGGCGGCGAACCGGTCTGGCGCCACATCGGTCAGGTCCAGCTTGTCATGCGCGATTTCTCCGACGATTTCCTCGCGGACTACATCACCCGCCACGGCGATGGCCTGCTTGCCACAGTCGGATGCTATAAGCTGGAGGAGGACGGACCGGCACTTTTCTCCCGCGTGCAGGGGGACTATTTTACCATTCTCGGTCTGCCCCTTCTCGAAGTGCTGGCCTTTCTCAGAACCCGGAGGATCGCGACGTCATGA
- the coaE gene encoding dephospho-CoA kinase (Dephospho-CoA kinase (CoaE) performs the final step in coenzyme A biosynthesis.) yields the protein MPTFRLGLTGSIGMGKSTTANFFREAGVPVWDADATVHALYGPGGKGTAAIADILPGAITAKGVDRKILRKAFLSDETLPARIESVIHPLVAEHRAAFLTASDAPLVLLDIPLLFETGGEQACDGILVVTAPPSVQRQRVLDREGMTEDAFRKILARQTPDADKRRRADFIIDTSQGLEPARDAVHSIIEALTKETHA from the coding sequence ATGCCCACGTTCCGCCTCGGCCTGACTGGCTCCATCGGCATGGGCAAATCGACGACGGCGAATTTCTTCCGCGAAGCAGGTGTGCCCGTATGGGATGCCGATGCCACTGTTCACGCCCTCTATGGCCCCGGCGGAAAGGGCACTGCCGCCATTGCCGATATCCTGCCAGGCGCCATCACCGCGAAGGGCGTTGACCGCAAGATCCTCCGAAAGGCCTTTCTCTCCGACGAAACCCTGCCGGCCCGTATCGAGTCCGTCATCCATCCGCTGGTCGCCGAGCACCGCGCGGCATTCCTCACTGCCTCGGATGCGCCGCTTGTCCTGCTCGACATCCCGCTCCTGTTCGAAACCGGCGGTGAACAAGCCTGTGACGGCATTCTTGTGGTCACCGCCCCGCCATCCGTCCAGCGTCAACGCGTTCTCGACCGAGAGGGAATGACGGAGGATGCCTTCCGAAAAATCCTTGCCCGCCAGACACCAGACGCCGATAAACGCCGCCGGGCCGACTTCATCATCGACACCTCGCAGGGGTTGGAACCGGCCCGCGATGCCGTACACTCCATCATCGAAGCGCTGACGAAAGAAACCCATGCGTGA
- a CDS encoding DUF2125 domain-containing protein, with translation MRQIIVASVLLGSVASPTLAQPEDVLLDMIDDGIEVMSEDSGLTIGSRERGDDGSLVLRDVVLKPEDNDVTISTDFISFLPSAARPSEVIVKIADAVDIVVEKEGEPPLELLLTSDMFELSTDWVRDMAGSPVVSVAAGAIGIKSETESHPLLKGLDLSLNDLSFRFAFDADTRSFDGAFSAARIGGLYDFIDPEQNLRQSGEIEYSQYQFGFSGENIPKDETGLTAFVDQDGSFSFAGGAGPTTFDITVETPDIPVRLAGSANAGTFEVSLKDGLLSYVANSEGFDYRAETMSPLLPLPPFEISMSGLAMDFRIPVRTSDTTQQLNADLALRDLVVSDSLWGLLDPEETIARDPATLLIDLGAEVVIEKPLVESLNKDGSEDVANPMEIGSVTSVDIATVRLNAGGAEIAASGDLTIDNDGPIPMPEGSIDISLNGLQGLTQALVDLGLIEQQQMGMAMGMLMAFAKPGEAADQFTSTVEFKDGGISANGIPIK, from the coding sequence ATGAGACAAATTATTGTTGCTTCAGTCCTGCTGGGCTCCGTTGCATCCCCGACACTCGCTCAGCCCGAGGACGTCCTTTTGGACATGATCGACGATGGCATTGAGGTGATGAGCGAAGACTCCGGGCTGACAATCGGGTCTCGTGAACGGGGAGATGACGGTAGTCTGGTGCTGCGTGACGTGGTGCTGAAACCGGAAGACAACGATGTAACGATCTCCACGGATTTCATCTCCTTTCTGCCCTCGGCGGCGAGGCCGAGCGAAGTCATCGTGAAGATCGCTGATGCCGTGGACATAGTGGTGGAGAAGGAAGGCGAACCGCCGCTCGAGTTGCTGTTGACTTCGGACATGTTCGAGCTTTCCACGGATTGGGTACGTGACATGGCAGGAAGCCCCGTCGTATCCGTGGCCGCCGGGGCTATCGGGATCAAATCGGAGACAGAGTCGCACCCGTTGCTGAAGGGACTGGACCTTTCCCTCAACGATCTTTCGTTCCGCTTCGCATTCGATGCTGACACACGTTCCTTCGATGGAGCTTTCTCGGCCGCGCGGATCGGCGGTCTCTACGATTTCATAGATCCCGAACAGAACCTCAGACAAAGTGGTGAGATCGAATACAGCCAGTACCAGTTTGGGTTCTCCGGTGAGAACATACCCAAGGACGAGACAGGTCTTACTGCCTTCGTCGATCAGGATGGATCGTTCAGTTTCGCCGGCGGTGCCGGACCCACCACATTCGACATCACGGTGGAAACTCCGGACATACCCGTGAGGCTTGCCGGCTCTGCCAATGCTGGAACTTTCGAGGTCTCGCTTAAGGACGGCCTGTTGAGTTACGTGGCGAATTCCGAGGGCTTTGACTACAGGGCGGAAACCATGTCACCGCTGCTGCCATTGCCCCCGTTCGAAATTTCGATGTCCGGGCTTGCGATGGATTTTCGCATCCCGGTGCGCACATCGGATACTACGCAGCAATTGAATGCGGATCTGGCGCTACGCGACCTTGTGGTAAGTGACTCGCTGTGGGGTTTGCTGGATCCGGAAGAAACGATTGCACGGGACCCGGCGACACTGCTCATCGACCTCGGCGCTGAGGTGGTGATCGAGAAGCCGCTGGTGGAGTCTCTCAACAAAGACGGGTCCGAAGACGTGGCCAACCCGATGGAAATCGGTTCCGTCACTTCCGTCGATATCGCAACGGTCAGGTTGAACGCTGGTGGCGCGGAAATCGCGGCAAGCGGGGATCTGACGATCGATAACGATGGCCCGATCCCGATGCCCGAAGGGTCCATTGACATTTCCCTGAATGGTCTTCAGGGCTTGACGCAGGCTTTGGTGGATCTGGGCCTTATCGAACAGCAGCAGATGGGAATGGCAATGGGCATGCTGATGGCCTTTGCGAAACCAGGCGAGGCTGCGGACCAGTTCACATCAACGGTCGAGTTCAAGGATGGCGGGATATCCGCAAACGGTATCCCGATTAAGTAG
- a CDS encoding FxsA family protein translates to MILFLLFVAVPIIEIALFIQVGGAIGLLPTLAIVVLTAIVGTLLMRVQGLATLNRLQTSLRSGRNPVDPIAHGALILVAGVLLLTPGFFTDAVGLLLLVPPFRAAVIQAGAARMAGKVAMRVQPGAHGPGPEAARSADVIDGDYTVEEEDAPDESRGSSGWTRRD, encoded by the coding sequence ATGATTCTATTTCTGCTGTTCGTGGCAGTTCCGATCATCGAGATCGCGCTATTCATCCAGGTCGGCGGTGCCATCGGCCTGTTACCGACTCTGGCGATCGTCGTTCTGACGGCAATTGTCGGCACGCTGCTGATGCGCGTGCAGGGGTTGGCAACACTGAACAGGTTGCAAACGAGCCTGCGTAGCGGCCGAAACCCGGTGGACCCCATCGCGCATGGTGCCCTGATCCTCGTGGCCGGGGTGCTGCTGCTGACGCCCGGGTTTTTCACCGATGCAGTCGGCCTGTTGCTTCTGGTACCGCCGTTTCGCGCAGCCGTCATTCAGGCCGGTGCGGCGCGGATGGCCGGGAAGGTGGCGATGCGCGTTCAGCCGGGGGCACACGGGCCAGGGCCGGAAGCGGCCCGCAGCGCAGATGTGATCGACGGAGATTACACGGTGGAAGAAGAGGACGCGCCTGACGAGTCGCGCGGAAGCTCCGGGTGGACGCGACGCGACTGA
- a CDS encoding MFS transporter, which translates to MARLQFLRDNAPWLTAGALLTFGSSFGQTYFISIYSGVFREEFDLSHTAWGSVYAIGTLASAVAVLMLGGLADRYRTRLFATIIMLMFAGVCLVTSRINAAWALPFVIFGLRFCGQGMMSHIAMVSVGRWFAAARGRAVSIAALGFSAGEALLPLGFVALMGVVGWRASWMVAAAVLMVMIVVLRMLLRNERHPKGEAEIFGSVGMDGRQWSRGDALRHWLFWVTLPGFLAQPVFGTAFFFQQVHLTEIKGWPLAGFVSLFPIYTASSVASLLVGGWLVDRFGAGRVLPFYLLPLAAGFCVVAAAPSLTVAAFGLLLIGLMQGTSAATVGAYWPEYYGTRHLGAIRAVVSAFLVFASALGPAITGYLIDFGVDYRKQLVGMAAYCVVMSFVLGLAMAATRRTATVTV; encoded by the coding sequence TTGGCTAGACTTCAGTTTCTGAGAGACAACGCGCCCTGGCTGACCGCCGGGGCGCTTCTTACTTTCGGCTCCTCTTTCGGCCAAACCTATTTCATCTCGATCTATTCCGGTGTGTTTCGGGAAGAATTCGACCTGAGTCACACGGCATGGGGCAGCGTCTATGCCATCGGCACGCTGGCTTCGGCGGTGGCGGTCTTGATGCTGGGTGGATTGGCGGACAGATACCGGACCCGACTGTTTGCGACGATTATCATGCTGATGTTCGCCGGTGTGTGCCTCGTAACATCGCGCATCAACGCTGCCTGGGCCCTGCCCTTCGTCATCTTCGGATTGCGATTTTGCGGTCAGGGGATGATGTCGCACATCGCCATGGTTTCGGTCGGACGCTGGTTCGCCGCCGCGCGCGGGCGCGCGGTTTCTATCGCCGCCCTGGGCTTTTCGGCTGGCGAGGCGCTACTGCCGCTGGGGTTCGTTGCGCTGATGGGTGTTGTTGGCTGGCGGGCATCGTGGATGGTCGCGGCGGCAGTGCTGATGGTCATGATCGTGGTATTGCGAATGTTGCTACGCAATGAGCGGCATCCGAAGGGTGAGGCGGAAATCTTTGGGTCTGTCGGCATGGATGGGCGGCAGTGGTCGCGCGGGGATGCGTTGCGACACTGGTTGTTCTGGGTGACGCTGCCGGGCTTTCTGGCGCAACCGGTTTTTGGCACCGCCTTCTTCTTTCAGCAGGTACACCTGACAGAGATCAAGGGCTGGCCGCTGGCCGGGTTCGTGAGCCTGTTTCCGATCTACACCGCATCGTCCGTGGCTTCATTGCTGGTTGGCGGGTGGTTGGTGGACAGGTTTGGCGCAGGGCGCGTGCTGCCGTTCTATCTGCTGCCGCTGGCAGCCGGATTCTGCGTTGTAGCAGCCGCCCCGAGTCTGACCGTTGCGGCGTTCGGGTTGCTGCTGATCGGCCTGATGCAAGGCACCAGTGCGGCGACGGTCGGTGCCTACTGGCCCGAGTATTACGGCACCCGCCACCTCGGAGCTATCAGAGCCGTGGTCAGTGCGTTTCTCGTTTTCGCTTCGGCGCTCGGACCTGCTATTACCGGCTATCTGATTGATTTCGGTGTAGATTACCGCAAGCAGCTGGTCGGAATGGCCGCCTACTGCGTGGTGATGAGCTTCGTGTTGGGCCTAGCGATGGCGGCGACGCGCCGCACTGCTACCGTGACCGTCTGA
- the secB gene encoding protein-export chaperone SecB: MAEENTNGAAPEAAQAPATPRLQVITQYIRDLSFENIAVQKSMKVDGSPEVSVQVALDANKRDENVFEVITKLKIDSKVQENSIFIMELEYAGQFRVENVPDAQLHPFLMIECPRMIFPYLRRIVGDVTRDGGFPPLNLENIDFLSIYRQEVARRQAEKKPEGAPVS, translated from the coding sequence ATGGCCGAGGAAAATACAAACGGCGCGGCGCCCGAAGCGGCTCAGGCCCCGGCGACGCCCCGTTTGCAAGTGATCACCCAATACATTCGCGACCTGTCGTTCGAGAACATCGCGGTGCAGAAATCCATGAAGGTGGATGGCAGCCCGGAGGTTTCCGTACAGGTGGCGCTGGATGCGAACAAGCGTGACGAGAACGTTTTCGAGGTGATCACCAAGCTGAAGATCGACAGCAAGGTTCAGGAAAACTCCATCTTCATCATGGAACTCGAGTACGCCGGACAGTTTCGGGTGGAAAACGTGCCGGATGCACAGTTGCACCCCTTCCTGATGATCGAATGCCCGCGGATGATCTTCCCGTACCTTCGCCGGATCGTCGGTGACGTGACCCGCGACGGTGGCTTCCCGCCGCTGAACCTGGAGAACATCGATTTCCTGTCGATCTATCGCCAGGAAGTGGCGCGGCGTCAGGCCGAGAAGAAGCCGGAAGGCGCACCCGTTTCCTGA